A window of Ruania suaedae contains these coding sequences:
- the obgE gene encoding GTPase ObgE, producing MANFVDRVVLHVRGGDGGHGCASVHREKFKPLGGPDGANGGSGGDVVLVVDPQVTTLLDFHHAAHRRAESGTQGMGDMRTGKVGQPLELAVPDGTVVKTPGGEVLADMVGAGTRFVAAEGGRGGLGNAALASPKRKAPGFALLGEPGRERELVLELKTVADVALVGYPSAGKSSLIAAISAARPKIADYPFTTLVPNLGVVQAGSERFTVADVPGLIPGASEGKGLGLQFLRHIERCAVIVHVLDCATLEPARDPISDLDVIEAELAAYQADLDVGDGHVPIAERPRLVVLNKIDVPEARELAEMVRPELEARGLRVLEISTASHEGLRPLTFALSELVLAARAAAPVAEATPTVLRPRAVDDAGFTVTRRQSDHVYYLVRGDKPERWVRQTDFANDEAVGYLADRLARLGVEDELFKAGAVAGDEVVIGDGPDGVVFDWEPTMAVGAELLAGPRGTDLRLEEHHRPTRAEKREAFHGKMDAKAAARAELWAEGEDSAPVRSGDPDGKGDGGSA from the coding sequence ATGGCGAACTTCGTCGACCGCGTCGTGCTGCACGTGCGCGGCGGTGACGGCGGGCACGGCTGCGCATCCGTGCACCGCGAGAAGTTCAAGCCGCTCGGCGGACCGGACGGGGCCAACGGCGGCTCCGGCGGGGATGTCGTGCTGGTGGTGGACCCGCAGGTGACCACCCTGCTCGACTTCCACCACGCCGCCCACCGCCGGGCCGAGAGCGGCACCCAGGGGATGGGCGACATGCGCACCGGGAAGGTGGGCCAGCCGCTGGAGCTGGCAGTTCCGGATGGCACGGTCGTCAAGACCCCCGGCGGGGAGGTCCTGGCCGACATGGTCGGCGCCGGCACCCGGTTCGTGGCCGCCGAGGGCGGCCGGGGTGGTCTGGGCAACGCCGCCCTGGCCTCACCCAAGCGCAAGGCGCCCGGCTTCGCCCTGCTCGGTGAACCCGGGCGTGAGCGTGAGCTGGTGCTCGAGCTCAAGACCGTGGCCGACGTCGCCCTCGTCGGCTACCCGAGCGCGGGCAAGTCCTCCCTGATCGCGGCCATCTCCGCGGCGCGCCCGAAGATCGCCGACTACCCCTTCACCACGCTGGTGCCGAACCTGGGCGTCGTGCAGGCCGGGTCCGAACGGTTCACCGTGGCCGATGTGCCGGGCCTCATCCCCGGCGCCAGCGAGGGCAAGGGACTGGGTCTGCAGTTCCTGCGTCACATCGAGCGGTGCGCGGTGATCGTGCACGTGCTCGACTGCGCCACCCTCGAGCCCGCACGCGACCCGATCAGCGATCTCGACGTGATCGAGGCCGAGCTGGCCGCCTACCAGGCCGACCTCGACGTCGGTGACGGGCACGTGCCGATCGCCGAGCGCCCCCGACTGGTGGTGCTCAACAAGATCGATGTGCCCGAGGCGCGTGAGCTGGCCGAGATGGTGCGTCCCGAGCTCGAGGCCCGCGGCCTGCGGGTGCTGGAGATCTCCACCGCCTCCCACGAGGGGCTCCGGCCGTTGACGTTCGCCCTCTCGGAACTGGTGCTGGCCGCCCGCGCGGCGGCGCCGGTGGCCGAGGCGACCCCCACGGTGCTGCGGCCCCGCGCGGTCGATGACGCCGGCTTCACCGTCACCCGCCGTCAGAGCGACCACGTCTACTACCTCGTGCGCGGGGACAAGCCCGAACGCTGGGTGCGTCAGACCGACTTCGCCAACGACGAGGCCGTCGGCTACCTGGCCGACCGGCTGGCGCGGCTCGGCGTCGAGGACGAGCTCTTCAAGGCCGGCGCCGTGGCGGGCGACGAGGTGGTGATCGGCGATGGCCCGGACGGCGTGGTCTTCGACTGGGAGCCGACGATGGCCGTCGGTGCCGAGCTGCTCGCCGGTCCCCGCGGCACCGACCTGCGCCTCGAGGAGCACCACCGGCCCACCCGGGCGGAGAAGCGCGAGGCGTTCCACGGCAAGATGGACGCCAAGGCCGCAGCCCGGGCCGAGCTGTGGGCCGAGGGCGAGGACTCCGCGCCGGTTCGCTCCGGCGACCCCGACGGGAAGGGCGACGGAGGCTCGGCGTGA
- a CDS encoding peptidase E: MPASTPTIVATSGGYRPGHRSRLEFDALVHHAVDRSGVHGRTPRLTYLGTAHGDQDWRIASMHEAGRVAGFDVSALRLFTMPNVADVEAHLLAQDVVWVDGGSVANLLAVWRVHQLDEIFRRVWQAGVVLAGVSAGSICWFTGGTTDSFGPGLRPVTDGLGLLPYANGVHYDSESRRRPLVHELVGAGVLGETHCTDDGVGLVYEGTALSEVVAERRGPAAYRVVRESSGQVQEERWEPRLLPSP, encoded by the coding sequence GTGCCTGCCTCCACCCCCACGATCGTGGCCACCTCGGGCGGCTACCGCCCCGGGCACCGAAGCCGGCTGGAGTTCGACGCCCTGGTCCACCACGCCGTCGACCGCTCCGGCGTCCACGGCCGCACCCCGCGGCTGACGTACCTGGGCACCGCGCATGGTGATCAGGACTGGCGGATCGCCTCGATGCACGAGGCCGGGCGGGTGGCCGGTTTCGACGTCTCCGCGCTGCGCCTGTTCACGATGCCGAACGTCGCCGACGTCGAGGCCCACCTGCTCGCGCAGGACGTCGTCTGGGTCGATGGTGGATCCGTGGCCAACCTGCTCGCCGTCTGGCGCGTGCACCAGCTCGACGAGATCTTCCGGCGGGTCTGGCAGGCCGGTGTCGTGCTCGCCGGTGTCAGCGCCGGGTCCATCTGCTGGTTCACCGGTGGCACCACCGACTCCTTCGGGCCAGGCCTGCGCCCGGTCACCGACGGGCTCGGGCTGTTGCCCTACGCCAACGGCGTGCACTACGACAGCGAGTCGCGCCGTCGCCCGCTCGTGCACGAGCTGGTGGGCGCGGGTGTGCTGGGTGAGACCCATTGCACCGACGACGGCGTGGGCCTGGTCTACGAGGGCACCGCGCTGAGCGAGGTGGTCGCCGAACGCCGCGGGCCGGCCGCCTACCGCGTGGTTCGCGAGAGCTCCGGGCAGGTGCAGGAGGAACGCTGGGAGCCGAGGCTGCTGCCTTCGCCCTGA
- a CDS encoding cytochrome ubiquinol oxidase subunit I: MDTLDLARWQFAIVTVYHFIFVPLTIGLAPLVAIMQTIWVRTGSEHWLKLTKFFGKLLLINLALGVVTGIVQEFQFGMNWSEYSRFVGDVFGAPLAIEGLAAFFLESTFIGLWIFGWDRLPRKVHLASIWIVAAGSNASAFFILAANSWMQHPVGATYNEVTGRAEMTDFGAVLTNSTLLAAYAHTIATSFLVAGTFVAGVAGWWIVKAVRAGDRTSARQIYRPAAILGMVTILLSGAGVAASGDWQAKLMYEQQPMKMSAAEALCEGEHGAAFSILTIGDLSNSCEGVHHVVTVNGLTSFLGTGDFEGYLPGVQELQTQYEAAYGEGVDYQPNLALTYWSFRFMIGFGAFSAALAAAGLWLLRRGRLTQNPWFARLCLLALPMPFVAASFGWIFRETGRQPWVVVPNTGPGGVDAIRLLTADGLSSSVPAGEVIASTAAFTAIYGVLAVVWFRLMRRYAAAGVAATSPPATRDTTDDDTDSDGGGGDADRTDTPLSFAY, encoded by the coding sequence GTGGACACGCTGGACCTGGCCCGGTGGCAGTTCGCCATCGTCACCGTCTACCACTTCATCTTCGTCCCGCTCACGATCGGGCTCGCGCCGCTGGTGGCGATCATGCAGACGATCTGGGTGCGCACCGGCAGCGAGCACTGGCTCAAGCTCACCAAGTTCTTCGGCAAGCTGCTGCTGATCAACCTGGCGCTCGGCGTGGTCACCGGCATCGTGCAGGAGTTCCAGTTCGGAATGAACTGGAGCGAGTACTCCCGGTTCGTCGGTGACGTGTTCGGCGCGCCGTTGGCGATCGAGGGCCTCGCCGCCTTCTTCCTCGAGTCCACGTTCATCGGGCTGTGGATCTTCGGCTGGGACCGGTTGCCCCGGAAGGTGCACCTGGCCAGCATCTGGATCGTCGCGGCCGGCAGCAACGCCTCCGCCTTCTTCATCCTCGCCGCCAACTCGTGGATGCAGCACCCCGTCGGTGCGACCTACAACGAGGTCACCGGCCGCGCCGAGATGACCGACTTCGGGGCCGTGCTGACCAACTCCACCCTGCTCGCGGCCTACGCCCACACGATCGCCACGTCCTTCCTGGTCGCCGGCACCTTCGTGGCCGGGGTGGCCGGCTGGTGGATCGTGAAGGCCGTGCGGGCCGGCGACCGCACGAGTGCCCGGCAGATCTACCGGCCCGCCGCGATCCTGGGGATGGTCACGATCCTGCTCTCCGGCGCCGGCGTGGCCGCCAGCGGCGACTGGCAGGCCAAGCTGATGTACGAGCAGCAGCCCATGAAGATGTCCGCGGCCGAGGCCCTCTGCGAGGGCGAGCACGGGGCCGCGTTCTCCATCCTCACCATCGGGGACCTGTCGAACTCCTGCGAGGGCGTGCACCACGTGGTCACGGTGAACGGGCTGACCAGCTTCCTCGGCACCGGCGACTTCGAGGGCTATCTGCCCGGTGTGCAGGAGCTGCAGACCCAGTACGAGGCCGCCTACGGCGAGGGTGTCGACTACCAGCCCAACCTGGCGCTGACGTACTGGTCCTTCCGGTTCATGATCGGCTTCGGCGCCTTCAGCGCCGCTCTCGCCGCGGCGGGTCTGTGGCTGCTGCGCCGCGGCCGACTCACGCAGAACCCCTGGTTCGCGCGGCTGTGCCTGCTCGCCCTGCCGATGCCGTTCGTGGCCGCCTCCTTCGGATGGATCTTCCGCGAGACCGGCCGGCAACCGTGGGTGGTGGTGCCCAACACCGGTCCCGGCGGGGTCGACGCCATCCGCCTGCTCACCGCCGACGGGTTGTCCAGCTCGGTGCCCGCCGGTGAGGTGATCGCCTCCACGGCCGCCTTCACCGCGATCTACGGGGTGCTCGCGGTGGTCTGGTTCCGGCTGATGCGCCGGTATGCGGCCGCGGGCGTCGCCGCGACCTCACCGCCCGCCACCCGGGACACCACCGATGACGACACCGACAGCGACGGCGGCGGCGGCGATGCCGATCGGACCGACACCCCCCTCTCCTTCGCCTACTGA
- the rpmA gene encoding 50S ribosomal protein L27, with translation MAHKKGASSSRNGRDSNAQRLGVKRFGGQAVKAGEIIVRQRGTHFHPGQNVGRGGDDTLFALQPGAVQFGQRRGRKVIDVVAAEV, from the coding sequence ATGGCACACAAGAAGGGCGCCAGCTCCTCCCGGAACGGGCGCGACTCCAACGCCCAGCGGCTCGGCGTGAAGCGCTTCGGCGGTCAGGCCGTCAAGGCCGGCGAGATCATCGTCCGCCAGCGCGGCACGCACTTCCACCCGGGCCAGAACGTCGGCCGTGGTGGCGACGACACGCTCTTCGCCCTGCAGCCGGGCGCGGTCCAGTTCGGACAGCGCCGGGGCCGCAAGGTCATCGACGTGGTCGCGGCCGAGGTCTGA
- a CDS encoding Rne/Rng family ribonuclease produces MSDEQQNTTETTEDATTAPAEQPRKRRSRRATAPAMTPEVAAEVEATTPDVTPDAAPEASEEAAPAEEPTKPKRRRKAANAAPAVAEEPVQDEEQADDESGSGADEAGTDTQAGPAPEAEPEQPPARQRRSGGRRATSSGGTPEPALDVFAAFGVAAGSADEAEQTDEADETGRPAIDLDLPAREDGAVRAPSARGGRRRRSGDSKKTDDAGSPATTEQAAQAGVTAEAEQADQADGDEVAGTAEDDSPRLPATALLFQAPDASRARRRRRAASDGGAPRAGVAEETGSGPSEDQQPAADETETSPRDDDSSTDSSSDTDEQSGGGNKRRRRRGGRGRRKSGGGQGGQDDSGEDSGESTDAEVTEGSASEGSEPSKGSKKRSGRGRGSSGAKDEAEDEQTPEDDSADSDEDGSGDQDGSGSSRRRRRRRSRGSRGGNGEETSAKDEVTALKGSTRLEAKRQRRREGRDSGRRRSIITEAEFLARRESVDRSMVVRERDGRTQIAVLEDDVLVEHYVARKTQSSMVGNVYLGRVQNVLPSMEAAFVDLGKGRNAVLYAGEVNWDAAGLEGQPRRIEQALTSGDSVLVQVTKDPIGHKGARLTAQVTLAGRYLVLVPSGSMTGISRKLPDTERQRLKKLLKEIVPEGQGVIVRTAAEGASEDALRHDVERLTKQWDDIQAKVGRKSVSAPVLLKGEPELATRVVRDVFNEDFKSLVVAGDEAWKTIAEYVGSVAPDLRERLHHWTSTKDVFAEHRIDEQLAKGMDRKVWLPSGGSLVIDRTEAMTVVDVNTGKFTGSGGTLEETVTRNNLEAAEEIVRQLRLRDIGGIIVVDFIDMVLEANRDLVMRRLVECLGRDRTRHQVAEVTSLGLVQMTRKRVGQGLVEAFSETCEHCNGRGFLVHSDPVESKESSKSNGNGNGNGNGNGSAEGGSKSSRRRKSRPEKPAPEHEVDPEKQAQVRATLATIAAAAAHAHESDHLHAEADTTSDAGSGTSESPAESGTQTEGAEVAAEIAAMAVHAAEAEAVQTEATEAVQQEAPQAAAQEPEGTHEEQTEQADTPTTG; encoded by the coding sequence GTGTCAGACGAGCAGCAGAACACCACCGAGACCACCGAAGACGCCACCACCGCACCGGCCGAGCAGCCGCGCAAGCGCCGCTCCCGCCGGGCCACGGCGCCGGCGATGACACCGGAGGTCGCCGCCGAGGTCGAGGCGACCACACCGGACGTGACGCCGGACGCGGCGCCGGAGGCGAGCGAAGAGGCAGCGCCCGCGGAGGAGCCCACCAAGCCCAAGCGCCGGCGCAAGGCCGCGAATGCCGCTCCCGCTGTGGCCGAGGAGCCCGTGCAGGACGAGGAGCAGGCCGATGACGAGTCCGGCTCCGGTGCGGACGAGGCGGGGACCGACACCCAGGCCGGACCCGCCCCCGAGGCCGAGCCCGAGCAGCCTCCGGCGCGCCAGCGCCGCAGCGGCGGCCGCCGCGCCACCTCGTCCGGGGGGACGCCCGAGCCGGCGCTGGACGTCTTCGCCGCGTTCGGCGTGGCCGCCGGGTCCGCGGACGAGGCCGAGCAGACCGACGAGGCCGACGAGACCGGCCGCCCGGCGATCGACCTCGACCTTCCCGCGCGCGAGGACGGTGCCGTCCGGGCGCCGAGCGCTCGCGGCGGACGTCGGCGGCGCTCCGGTGACTCGAAGAAGACCGATGACGCCGGGAGTCCCGCGACCACCGAGCAGGCAGCCCAGGCCGGCGTGACCGCCGAGGCGGAGCAGGCGGACCAGGCCGATGGCGACGAGGTAGCAGGCACGGCTGAGGACGACTCACCGCGGCTGCCCGCCACGGCGTTGCTCTTCCAGGCCCCCGACGCCTCCCGCGCCCGCCGCCGCCGCAGGGCGGCAAGTGACGGTGGCGCCCCCCGCGCCGGCGTGGCCGAGGAGACCGGGTCCGGGCCGAGCGAGGACCAGCAGCCCGCCGCGGACGAGACCGAGACCTCACCGCGCGACGACGACAGTTCCACCGACAGTTCCTCCGACACCGACGAGCAGTCCGGCGGCGGCAATAAGCGCCGTCGTCGCCGTGGCGGGCGCGGCCGGCGCAAGTCCGGTGGCGGTCAGGGTGGTCAGGACGATTCCGGCGAGGACTCCGGCGAGTCCACCGACGCCGAGGTGACCGAGGGCTCCGCATCGGAAGGCTCCGAGCCGTCGAAGGGCTCGAAGAAGCGGTCCGGCCGTGGCCGAGGGTCGTCCGGTGCGAAGGACGAGGCCGAGGACGAGCAGACACCGGAGGACGACTCCGCCGACTCGGACGAGGACGGTTCCGGCGATCAGGACGGGTCGGGCTCCTCGCGCCGTCGCCGTCGCCGTCGTAGCCGCGGCTCGCGTGGGGGCAACGGCGAGGAGACCTCGGCCAAGGATGAGGTGACCGCCCTCAAGGGCTCCACCCGCCTGGAGGCCAAGCGCCAGCGCCGCCGGGAGGGCCGGGACTCCGGCCGCCGGCGCTCGATCATCACCGAGGCCGAGTTCCTCGCCCGGCGTGAGTCGGTCGATCGCTCGATGGTGGTGCGCGAGCGCGACGGCCGCACCCAGATCGCCGTGCTCGAGGACGACGTGCTCGTCGAGCACTACGTCGCCCGCAAGACCCAGAGCTCGATGGTCGGCAACGTCTACCTCGGGCGGGTGCAGAACGTGCTGCCCTCGATGGAGGCGGCGTTCGTCGACCTCGGCAAGGGGCGCAACGCCGTCCTGTACGCCGGTGAGGTGAACTGGGACGCGGCCGGGCTCGAGGGCCAGCCGCGCCGGATCGAGCAGGCGCTCACCTCCGGTGACTCGGTCCTGGTGCAGGTGACCAAGGACCCGATCGGGCACAAGGGTGCACGCCTGACCGCTCAGGTGACCCTCGCGGGCCGCTACCTGGTGCTGGTGCCCTCGGGTTCGATGACCGGTATCTCCCGCAAGCTGCCCGACACCGAGCGCCAGCGGCTGAAGAAGCTGCTCAAGGAGATCGTCCCGGAGGGGCAGGGCGTGATCGTGCGCACCGCCGCCGAGGGAGCCAGCGAGGACGCGCTGCGTCACGACGTCGAGCGGCTCACCAAGCAGTGGGACGACATCCAGGCCAAGGTCGGCCGCAAGTCCGTCAGCGCCCCGGTGTTGCTCAAGGGTGAGCCGGAACTGGCCACCCGCGTGGTCCGGGACGTGTTCAACGAGGACTTCAAGTCGCTGGTGGTCGCCGGCGACGAGGCGTGGAAGACCATCGCGGAGTACGTCGGTTCGGTTGCGCCGGACCTGCGCGAACGTCTGCACCACTGGACCTCCACCAAGGATGTCTTCGCCGAGCACCGCATCGACGAGCAGCTCGCCAAGGGCATGGACCGCAAGGTCTGGCTGCCCTCGGGGGGGTCGCTGGTCATCGACCGCACCGAGGCCATGACGGTCGTGGACGTCAACACCGGCAAGTTCACCGGCTCCGGGGGCACGCTGGAGGAGACGGTCACCAGGAACAACCTGGAGGCGGCCGAGGAGATCGTGCGTCAGCTCCGGCTGCGTGACATCGGCGGCATCATCGTCGTCGACTTCATCGACATGGTCCTCGAGGCCAACCGGGACCTGGTCATGCGCCGCCTGGTGGAGTGCCTGGGCCGGGACCGCACCCGTCACCAGGTCGCCGAGGTCACCTCGCTCGGGCTGGTGCAGATGACCCGCAAGCGGGTGGGCCAGGGCCTGGTGGAGGCCTTCAGCGAGACCTGCGAGCACTGCAACGGCCGCGGCTTCCTCGTGCACTCCGACCCGGTGGAGTCGAAGGAGAGCTCCAAGTCCAACGGCAACGGCAACGGGAACGGCAACGGCAACGGGTCCGCCGAGGGCGGCTCGAAGTCATCCCGACGGCGCAAGAGCCGGCCCGAGAAGCCTGCGCCCGAGCACGAGGTCGACCCGGAGAAGCAGGCCCAGGTGCGCGCCACCCTCGCGACGATCGCGGCCGCTGCCGCGCACGCGCACGAGTCCGATCACCTGCACGCCGAGGCCGACACCACGAGCGACGCGGGCAGCGGCACGAGCGAGAGCCCGGCCGAGAGCGGTACGCAGACCGAGGGCGCCGAGGTGGCGGCAGAGATCGCTGCCATGGCAGTGCACGCGGCGGAGGCCGAGGCCGTTCAGACCGAGGCGACCGAGGCCGTCCAGCAGGAGGCACCGCAGGCCGCCGCGCAGGAGCCCGAAGGCACCCACGAGGAGCAGACGGAGCAGGCGGACACCCCGACCACCGGCTGA
- the proB gene encoding glutamate 5-kinase, producing the protein MSPAVADRAAFADTSRAARIVVKVGSSSLTDASGRLDVGRLTALVDVLAARIADGGQVTLVSSGAIASALTVLGLTGRPRDLATAQAAASVGQGLLMAHYTRAFAAHERHVGQVLLTVEDVVRQGHYRNARRALSRLLDLGVVPIVNENDTVATHEIRFGDNDRVAALVAHLTHADALLLLSDVDALYDGPPQRPGARRIAWVGGPQDLAGLEISAPGSAVGTGGMVTKIEAATIATGSGVPVVLTSAANAAAALAGEDVGTWFAPTGRRIQTRRLWLAHAARTRGRVIIDAGAVRAITAGKKSLLAAGVIGVEGGFEAGDPVEVADEAGAVVARGLVGYSAEELPQRMGRRSEELALEHGEASVRAVVHRDDLVLVRPR; encoded by the coding sequence GTGAGCCCCGCCGTCGCCGACCGGGCGGCCTTCGCCGACACCTCCCGGGCCGCGCGGATCGTGGTGAAGGTGGGTTCGTCCTCCCTCACCGACGCCTCCGGGCGCCTCGACGTGGGGCGCCTGACCGCGCTGGTCGATGTGCTCGCCGCCCGGATCGCCGACGGCGGCCAGGTCACCCTGGTCTCCTCCGGCGCCATCGCCTCGGCCCTGACCGTGCTCGGCCTGACCGGGCGGCCACGCGACCTCGCGACCGCACAGGCCGCCGCCAGCGTGGGCCAGGGACTGCTGATGGCGCACTACACCCGCGCGTTCGCTGCGCACGAGCGGCACGTGGGGCAGGTGCTGCTCACGGTCGAGGACGTGGTGCGGCAGGGGCACTACCGCAACGCCCGGCGTGCCCTGAGCCGGCTGCTCGACCTCGGCGTGGTGCCGATCGTGAACGAGAACGACACGGTCGCCACGCACGAGATCCGGTTCGGTGACAACGACCGCGTCGCGGCGCTGGTGGCGCACCTGACCCACGCCGACGCGCTGCTGCTGCTCAGCGACGTCGACGCGCTCTACGACGGGCCGCCCCAGCGCCCCGGAGCCCGGCGGATCGCGTGGGTGGGCGGCCCGCAGGATCTGGCGGGCCTGGAGATCTCGGCGCCGGGCAGCGCCGTCGGGACCGGGGGGATGGTCACCAAGATCGAGGCGGCGACGATCGCCACCGGATCCGGGGTGCCGGTGGTGCTGACCTCGGCGGCGAACGCTGCCGCCGCCCTCGCCGGTGAGGACGTCGGCACCTGGTTCGCCCCCACCGGACGGCGTATCCAGACCCGGCGGCTGTGGCTCGCCCACGCCGCCCGCACCCGCGGCCGCGTGATCATCGACGCCGGAGCCGTCCGGGCCATCACGGCGGGCAAGAAATCGCTGCTGGCGGCGGGCGTCATCGGCGTCGAAGGCGGTTTCGAGGCAGGTGACCCGGTGGAGGTCGCCGACGAGGCGGGTGCCGTGGTCGCCCGGGGGTTGGTCGGCTACTCCGCGGAGGAGCTGCCGCAGCGGATGGGCAGACGCTCCGAGGAGCTGGCCCTCGAGCACGGTGAGGCTTCGGTACGGGCCGTGGTGCACCGTGACGACCTGGTGCTCGTGCGGCCTCGCTGA
- a CDS encoding S8 family peptidase: MTGWKPPAVWSRIRRTGADPEAGWSGTTYLGDALLCPLVPGVEEDLAVLEEVLGERQWSARIGQAVLYPPERVSAETGLTGAVGRLQESYGTKPGAGPPELREVWKPLFGSGRRAGPEGEPIAAGVLEVRLARRHGSPVDRPDAAVVLKAVQERHPGAVLGLDHPLTLGPFIETNPFIETNPFIETNPFIETNPFIETNPAGSYTRPGLGGRQPVSLPIPAPPRRPEAGRRVTVAVLDTGCGDHEWLEGVVRVPQLAGAPVGRHGSPDPERDPAGGPQISGLAGRAAGHGTFIAGLVRQVAPDADVLAVRVCDGDGVVTELELITVLAQLAQYQRSSGPVDVVNLSLSYTHERPEDRAYSSALYGALHQLRADGTTVIASAGNAATTRPHLPAAFTLSPDPAVAPLVSVGALNPNGTIAAFSNQGKWVTGWDQGAALVSTSPQLDSGRQPTVRTGPGSETLDLDDFRSGFAVWSGTSFAAPLLAARVAAMLEPSVPPGKDVPDRIRAAGAALRAVEKAQDR, translated from the coding sequence ATGACGGGCTGGAAGCCTCCCGCCGTATGGTCGCGGATCCGCCGCACCGGTGCCGATCCGGAGGCGGGCTGGTCCGGCACCACTTACCTGGGCGATGCGCTGCTGTGCCCGCTCGTCCCCGGCGTCGAGGAGGACCTGGCGGTCCTGGAGGAGGTGCTGGGGGAGCGGCAGTGGTCGGCGAGGATCGGCCAGGCGGTGCTGTACCCACCTGAGCGGGTGAGCGCCGAGACCGGGCTCACCGGCGCCGTCGGACGCCTCCAGGAGAGCTACGGCACGAAACCGGGGGCGGGCCCGCCGGAGCTGCGCGAGGTGTGGAAGCCGCTGTTCGGGAGCGGCCGCCGGGCCGGGCCCGAGGGCGAACCGATCGCCGCCGGCGTGCTCGAGGTGAGGCTGGCCCGCCGCCACGGCAGCCCGGTGGATCGACCGGACGCTGCCGTGGTCCTCAAGGCGGTGCAGGAGCGGCATCCGGGCGCCGTGCTCGGTCTCGACCACCCGCTCACCCTGGGCCCCTTCATCGAGACGAACCCGTTCATCGAGACCAATCCCTTCATCGAGACGAACCCCTTCATCGAGACCAACCCGTTCATCGAGACCAACCCTGCCGGCTCGTACACACGCCCCGGGCTCGGCGGGCGCCAGCCGGTGAGCCTGCCGATCCCCGCGCCGCCCCGCCGCCCCGAGGCCGGCCGCCGGGTGACCGTGGCGGTGCTGGACACCGGGTGCGGGGACCACGAGTGGCTCGAAGGGGTGGTCCGGGTGCCGCAGCTGGCGGGTGCGCCGGTCGGGCGCCACGGGTCTCCCGACCCCGAGCGTGACCCCGCGGGTGGCCCGCAGATCAGCGGGCTCGCCGGCCGTGCGGCTGGGCACGGGACCTTCATCGCCGGTCTGGTGCGCCAGGTCGCTCCCGATGCCGATGTGCTCGCCGTGCGCGTCTGTGACGGGGACGGGGTGGTGACCGAGCTCGAGCTGATCACGGTCCTGGCGCAGCTGGCGCAGTACCAGCGCAGCTCGGGTCCGGTCGATGTGGTCAACCTCTCCCTCAGCTATACCCACGAACGACCCGAGGACCGGGCCTACAGCTCGGCCCTGTACGGGGCACTGCATCAGCTGCGCGCCGACGGCACCACGGTGATCGCCTCCGCCGGGAACGCCGCCACCACGCGACCACACCTGCCGGCCGCCTTCACGCTCTCACCGGACCCGGCGGTGGCGCCGCTGGTCTCGGTCGGCGCGCTCAATCCGAACGGCACGATCGCCGCCTTCAGCAACCAGGGTAAGTGGGTCACCGGCTGGGACCAGGGCGCGGCGCTGGTGAGCACGAGCCCGCAGCTGGACTCCGGGCGCCAGCCCACGGTCCGCACCGGGCCGGGCAGCGAGACACTCGACCTCGACGACTTCCGGAGCGGCTTCGCCGTCTGGAGCGGGACGTCCTTCGCCGCTCCGCTGCTCGCCGCCCGGGTGGCGGCGATGCTCGAACCGAGCGTGCCGCCCGGCAAGGACGTGCCGGACCGGATCCGGGCCGCCGGGGCGGCACTGCGCGCGGTGGAGAAGGCACAGGACCGATGA
- a CDS encoding RNA polymerase sigma factor encodes MDRSAQPTVWTVAAEHYRQWRDGSPTAMDELVRCLTPVLWQVVRAQRLDAETAADVVQSTWLALVRHPDAIRDADAVGGWLVTTARREAWRVVKAGARTEPMGELPETGQGASAEQEATTRWTGRVLWDAVAQLSQRCQRLLRVAAFLDRPNYRQLAGELDMPMGSIGPTRSRCLARLRTLLAAEGVDHA; translated from the coding sequence ATGGATCGATCCGCGCAGCCCACGGTGTGGACCGTGGCAGCCGAGCACTACCGCCAATGGCGGGACGGCTCGCCCACGGCCATGGACGAGCTCGTCCGCTGCCTGACACCGGTGCTGTGGCAGGTCGTGCGGGCCCAGCGCCTCGACGCCGAGACCGCCGCCGACGTCGTCCAGTCCACCTGGCTGGCACTGGTGCGCCACCCCGACGCCATCCGGGACGCCGACGCCGTCGGGGGATGGCTGGTGACCACCGCACGGCGTGAGGCATGGCGGGTGGTCAAGGCCGGAGCACGGACCGAGCCGATGGGCGAGCTGCCGGAGACCGGTCAGGGCGCCTCCGCCGAGCAGGAGGCGACCACGCGGTGGACCGGACGGGTGCTGTGGGACGCCGTCGCGCAGCTGTCGCAGCGGTGCCAGCGGCTGCTGCGGGTGGCGGCCTTCCTGGACCGGCCCAACTACCGGCAGCTCGCCGGGGAGCTCGACATGCCGATGGGGAGCATCGGGCCGACCCGTTCGCGGTGCCTGGCCCGATTACGGACGTTGCTTGCTGCTGAGGGGGTCGACCATGCGTGA
- the rplU gene encoding 50S ribosomal protein L21, whose translation MSKNVVYAIVKAGGRQEKVSVGDIVVVDRISGDAGDSVDLQPVLLVDGDKVTSDAGALAKVTVTAEIVRADKGPKITILKYKNKTGYRKRQGHRQKLTRLKVTGIK comes from the coding sequence ATGAGCAAGAACGTGGTGTACGCGATCGTGAAGGCCGGCGGCCGGCAGGAGAAGGTGTCCGTCGGCGACATCGTCGTCGTGGACCGGATCTCCGGGGACGCTGGCGACTCCGTCGACCTCCAGCCCGTGCTGCTCGTCGATGGTGACAAGGTCACCTCCGACGCCGGTGCGCTGGCGAAGGTGACGGTGACGGCGGAGATCGTCCGGGCGGACAAGGGCCCGAAGATCACCATCCTCAAGTACAAGAACAAGACCGGGTACCGCAAGCGCCAGGGGCACCGCCAGAAGCTGACCCGCCTCAAGGTCACCGGCATCAAGTAA